gaatttataaatatatgttgtGGTGAACAACATAGTTTAGCTTTAACAAAGAGTGGAAAAGTCTATGGATGTGGGAAGGGAGAATTTGGTAGATTAGGTAAAGGAAATCATGGAgatcaattattttttgaagaaattgattattttgttaataataatattattattaaagatATAGCATGTGGTAACAGCTTTTCAGCGGCTTTATCAAATAATGGTGAAGTATATGTTTGGGGAAGAAATGATTATGGGCAATTGGGTATTGAAAATAGTATAGGAGATTTATATTCACATGAAGTTTATCCAAATAaagttaaatattttgaaattgaaaatattaaaataaaattaattgcATGTGGAGATAATCATATGATTGCTTGTTCAGAAAgtaacattatttatttttgggGTTCAAGAGCATGGCTAGAACCTAAAGCTATTACTCTTAATCcaaaatatcaaaatagcttaataaaaaaaaatattgataaaGTACAAGCAGGTGGAAACAGCTACTATTATTCTATGCTACTTTCAgacaataaattatattcatggggaaaatataattcttcATGCTTAGCTTTAGGggacaaaaaaaatcacaACGAGCCTACACTTGTTGACCCAGAGTTATTTGataatgaaattatttGTGATATATCATGTGGCCATGGAAGAGTCTTGGCTAAAACACTAGCCAATGCttaagaaaaatatcatagtacaacaaataaatgtgcatgataataatatgtataagtAATACCCTTAATGCTTATAGTTGCAAAAGCGAGCAAACCggcataatatatttttacaatatgCGCTTCATATTATAAGTTAAATTACTTATTACTGTGTATTATGTGATTAGTATAATATGCCCAGACGCGCTtgtcaaatatatatatttttagtattctataaatatccaattttgaaataatatttatttttgtttattattttttttaaatatatataatggtGTGCATAAGAATGGaataaagaagaaataatttgatttttttaaatacatgtttacattattttttgtttactCCTCTTTTACgtctattatataataatttaaatgaatcaaacctaattaattttttattcgttttttatttataaatgccTATCCaaatacatatgcatagaGCATGCAAAGATTCCTCTATGTAGTGTAATATGATGAGGTAAtggttatttttttcaagaAATGTTTGAACTTTTCAAACACAGCGATTTACTAAGACAGTGGCAACTATATCTCaaacaataaaaagaataaacCATTGATCACCatgcttttttattttatttgtttattttttacaattgaAAGAATACAATTAAAATGATGCAACATATACTTTATATGTATCTTTCCATATGCTTAAGTGGAAAACTGATTTTAAGATACACTCCTTAGTATActatatttacattatttatggcatcaattaatatttttttatttttgctaaaacaatatttctAATACaacaaagaaaaataatatcacAGGATTggtatcatttattattttttttaaaagatataattaaaaaacatcattttatatatttttataatacagGAATAC
This sequence is a window from Plasmodium chabaudi chabaudi strain AS genome assembly, chromosome: 7. Protein-coding genes within it:
- a CDS encoding UVB-resistance protein UVR8 homologue, putative → MLKTFNILKRNTQLLKSEVRFYSSKKNKVEKKKENKYNLWRWGCSGDGLFSSIQAGEKYPFPEKIRNFENKQINKLSAGCNHAAFIVDGKIYTYGLNDKGQLGRTLSNEGGKESKISLTPEEIELDDKSIKFKDVCCGYKHTLAVDENNDLYSWGWGGNFFKGASGLGQGNKNNLMKPKKIEAFNNDNSEFINICCGEQHSLALTKSGKVYGCGKGEFGRLGKGNHGDQLFFEEIDYFVNNNIIIKDIACGNSFSAALSNNGEVYVWGRNDYGQLGIENSIGDLYSHEVYPNKVKYFEIENIKIKLIACGDNHMIACSESNIIYFWGSRAWLEPKAITLNPKYQNSLIKKNIDKVQAGGNSYYYSMLLSDNKLYSWGKYNSSCLALGDKKNHNEPTLVDPELFDNEIICDISCGHGRVLAKTLANA